AGGGTTATCGTTACGTAGTAATAGGCGATATTCGGCACGCGAAGTGAGCATACGATATGGTTCTTGGGTTCCTTTTGTAACTAAATCATCAATTAAAACACCAATATAAGCGTCGTTTCTCTGTAGAATTAGTGGTTGTTTGTTTTCTAATTTTAATGCTGCATTAATACCTGCGATTAAACCTTGTGCGGCTGCTTCTTCATAACCGCTAGTTCCGTTAATTTGTCCTGCAGTAAATAAGTTTGTAATAACTTTTGATTCTAATGAAGGTTGGATTTGTAATGGATTGAGTGCGTCATATTCAATCGCGTAACCTCATTTTTGTACTCGACAATTTTTCAGACCAGGTATGGTACGTAACATTTTATCTTGTATATCAATTGGCATCGAGGTCGACATTCCGTTGACATAAATGATGCTACCATCATTTGTTTCTGGTTCAAAAAATATTTGGTGTCTAATTTTATCACGAAAACGCATAACTTTATCTTCGATGCTTGGACAATATCTGGGACCAATTCCTTCAATTAAACCTGAATACATTGCTGATTTATTAATGTTTGCTTCAATAATTTTGTGTGTTGCTTCGTTGGTGTAGGTTAAATAACAAGAAATTTGTTTATCAAGCTTAACATTAGAGCGATTTGAAAAAGTCATTACAGTATCTTCTAAATTTTCTTTTTCAACTTTTGAAAAATCAATTGAATCAGCATAAACGCGAGCCGGTGTTCCGGTTTTTAATCTTTGTAGTTGTAGTCCTAAATTTTGTAGTGATAAACTTAATTTAGGTGTAGTTTTTTGATTATCGGGTCCTGAAACAGTAATCTCATCACCGCGCAAAATTCTCGAATTCATATATGTTCCGGTAGTAATGACCAACATTTTTGTATTAATTATACTATTATTCGATAAACGCACACCGGTTACTGTTTTGTTTGCATCAACTAAAACTTCTTCAACCACCGCTTCAATTAAAGTGATATTTGGATGATCTGATAATGCTTTGGTAATTATCTTTGAATATTTTTCTTTATCTATTTGAGCTCGTAAGGCACGAACTGCTGGGCCTTTTGATTCATTTAACATTTTAATTTGAATCATTGCTAAATCAGAAAAATAACCTTGTACTCCACCTAAAGCATCAATTTCTCTAGTAATTATTCCTTTTGCCGGGCCACCAATTGATGGATTGCATGGCATCATTGCTAAATGAGATAAATCAAAAGAAATTAAGGCAACTTTATGACCTTTGTTAGCGAGTGCGAATATTGCTTCGACTCCAGCGTGTCCACCACCTATTACAATTGCTTGATAATTACTTGTTTTCATAAATCTTATTGTATCAAATCTTTTAAGTTTTATTAGTTATATAAATTTAGAATTTCAGCAAAATAAAATACTTATTAGTTTAATTTAATAAGTATTTTATTTTATTAGTTTTTATATGTTTGATTAGCTTCACAATTTCTAAGTAAATAGTTAGACTAAATCCTAAAAGAATTGGGGCTATTCAAAATGCAGGACTATATAAACCATTTTTTACAAGTTCGCTAATATTTACCATTTTAAACACTTCACGCACACCTGGAACGAAGGCAACGAAAAGAATGCAAAGTAGTGAAAACGAACTTGCTGCATAAACTAATTTATATTTTAGTATGCTGCATTTAAAAATAGAATTTTGAGACATTAAATTAATTGAATTAATACTTGCTGCAACACCGACTGTGATAAACATTGCGGTTGAAGTTAGTTCAACAAATTCTTTTCCTAAAATCTTATTTTGAGTAGCAACTACTGCCGTAATAATATATGCTAAAGTGCCTGCAATTGCTATAATAAAGCTTTGGATTAATAATTGTCAACCCATTCCACGAGAAAAAATACTTTCGGATTTATGAAATGGTTGTCGTTGCATAACGTTTGCATCTAATGGTGTCATCCCTAAAGCAATTGCGGGTAAACCGTGAGTTAATAAGTTAATTCATAACAATTGAGATGCTGATAAAATTACTATTTCTGATGTCTTAATTTGTTCTTTAAAAATAAATGATAAAACAAATAATCCAACCACCATGACAATTATTTCGGTTAATGAAGAAATAAGTAAATTTAATATAACTGTTTTGATGCGATCAAAGGTTTCTCTACCAGAACGCACTCCTTTGACGATGGTTGTAAAATTATCGTCAGTTAAAATTACATCAGCAGCTTGTTTTGAAACATCAGTGCCAGTCATCCCCATTGCTACACCAATATCGCTTGCTTTTAATGCGGGAGCATCATTAACACCATCACCAGTCATGGCGACAACGTGATGGTGTGCTTGTCAGGCTTTGACAATTCTTAGTTTATCATTAGGACTTACCCGTGCATAAACTGAGATATTAACTACCGCATCATTTAGTTCTTCGTCAGTCATTGCTGCTAATTGTGTACCATTAATTGCATTATCACCGCTTTTATAAATTCCTAAATCTTTTGCAATTGCTACTGCAGTAGTAAGGTGATCGCCGGTAATCATGATTGGTTTAATGCCTGCTAAACGAGCTTCTGCAATGCTTTCTTTAACTCCGCTACGTGGTGGGTCAATCATCCCGATCAGCCCTAAAAAGTTAAAGTTATTTTCGTCATCTAAAGTTATTTTATCAATATTTTTACCAAGGTTTTTATAAGCAACAGCAATTACACGATAAGATTGTTGAGATCATTTTTCATTTAGATGAATATGTTCGTCAGTTGTATCTTTACTTTTTGCAAAAATAACATCTGGAGCACCTTTGGTGATGATAATATTATTATCATTTTTATCGCGTACTAAAATTGACATCATTTTACGCTCATTATCAAATGGTATTGAATCAATTTTATTGAATGCTTGATAAAACATTTCTGCAGAGTTGTTGTTTTGTAACCCGAATCTGAGAATTCCGGTTTCGGTTGGATCGCCAACTTCAATATATTTACCTTTCGGATTTAACGTTACTGAAGCATCGCAACAACCAACTAATGCCCCTAATGCTTGTGATTTTTCAAGATCACAATTTGGGTTATTGGCATCATAAAATTTCCCTACTGTCATTTTATTTTCGGTTAATGTCCCGGTTTTGTCAGAACAAATAATACTGGTTGAACCTAATGTTTCAATTTCTGGAAATGATTTTATAATAACATTATCTTTAGTCATTCTCGAAACGCCAATAGCTAATAAAACAGTAGTAAATGTAATTAAGCCCTCAGGGATTGCTGCAACAGCTAAGGAAATTCCGATAATTACAGCGTTTGAATATACTTCTGGGTTATTTCAATGACCAGAAAAAATATTACTTAATAAAATTTGAATAAGAGTGGTAATAATTAATAAAACTACTCCTGAAATTCCAAAAATTTTACTTAGTTTATTGAGCTTGATTTGTAATGGTGTTAATTGTGTTTGTTGTTCATTGATTAATTGGTTAATTTTTCCTAATTCGGTTTCTTTTGCAATCGCTGTAACAATTGCAACGCCGCGACCACCACTTACGTATGTTCCGGCAAAAATTTGATTAAATCTTTCTGCTAACGGAACATTATCATTGCTATTAATTTCGCCAACCATTTTTAAAACTGGTAAGGATTCGCCAGTAAGAGCAGATTCAACAATGTTAAGTGAAAAAGCTTCAAATAATTTTGCGTCAGCACTGATATAATCACCTGCTTCTAAAACAATGACATCGCCAACTACTAATTCGGTTGCCGGAATGTTAACTAAGACTCCATCGCGATATACTTTTGCTGTTAATTCATTGTTTTTTTCTAAAGCTTTAACTGCTTGATTACTTTTAATTTCTTGGTAAGTGCCCAACATTGAATTTAATATAATAACAATTAAAATAATCAGCGGTTCTACAAAGCTAATGACAATTTGTTGTGTGCCTGGTTTGTTAGCAAATGTTTCATAAAAAGCAACTGTTAGACTAAATAAGGCGGCAATTAGCAATAAAATAATCATAAAATCTTTGAATTGATTTAAAAAAATTTTAAAAATGTTTAATTTTTGATCACTATGAATTTTATTCAAACCAAATTTTTTTTGTCTTGATAGCGCTTCTGCTGTGGTTAGTCCAAGCTGTCTATGATTTTCTTTCAATATTATATCCTTTCGATTTATTTATTATATTTTAAAAATTTATTTATTAGTTTTATTTTTTAATTCTTTTTGTAATTCAAATACCATATCGCGTATTTCGATAGCGCGTTCATAATCACGTTCTTTAGATGCTTGTTCCATTTGTATGATTAATTCGTCGATAATTTTTTGTTCGTCTTTTAAATCTTGTATAGATTTATGTTTTTTCTTTTTAAAAATTAAGTCAACTGCATTTGAAAATTTATTACCATATAAAGAAGGCGGGATTGGTTTTGAAATAGTTTTTGGAATAATATGATGTTCTTGATTGTATTGAAGTTGTAATTTACGTTTTAATTGATTATCCTCAATACATTCTTTAATTGCTGGTGTAATTTTATCTGCATATAAGACTGCAAGACCGTTTGCATTTCTAGAAGCCCGACCCACAATTTGGATTAGTGATGATGCAGTACGCATGAAACCTTGTGCATCTGCGTCTAAAATCAAAACGCGCGATACTTCTGGAATATCAATTCCTTCACG
The window above is part of the Mycoplasmopsis mustelae genome. Proteins encoded here:
- the mnmG gene encoding tRNA uridine-5-carboxymethylaminomethyl(34) synthesis enzyme MnmG, whose amino-acid sequence is MKTSNYQAIVIGGGHAGVEAIFALANKGHKVALISFDLSHLAMMPCNPSIGGPAKGIITREIDALGGVQGYFSDLAMIQIKMLNESKGPAVRALRAQIDKEKYSKIITKALSDHPNITLIEAVVEEVLVDANKTVTGVRLSNNSIINTKMLVITTGTYMNSRILRGDEITVSGPDNQKTTPKLSLSLQNLGLQLQRLKTGTPARVYADSIDFSKVEKENLEDTVMTFSNRSNVKLDKQISCYLTYTNEATHKIIEANINKSAMYSGLIEGIGPRYCPSIEDKVMRFRDKIRHQIFFEPETNDGSIIYVNGMSTSMPIDIQDKMLRTIPGLKNCRVQKWGYAIEYDALNPLQIQPSLESKVITNLFTAGQINGTSGYEEAAAQGLIAGINAALKLENKQPLILQRNDAYIGVLIDDLVTKGTQEPYRMLTSRAEYRLLLRNDNPDLRLAKYGYQVGLISQKDYDFVIVKYQKINEKIQELSNQFLSSKSPLAQKYGIENGISLLKVLARPEVHAEEILGDFKFKNELTTMVRLDGYIKKQETQAQKMSRLDNLKIPIDINYDNVINLATEARQKLEQVRPQTIGQASRISGINPADIQMLMFHLSSRK
- a CDS encoding cation-translocating P-type ATPase, which produces MILKENHRQLGLTTAEALSRQKKFGLNKIHSDQKLNIFKIFLNQFKDFMIILLLIAALFSLTVAFYETFANKPGTQQIVISFVEPLIILIVIILNSMLGTYQEIKSNQAVKALEKNNELTAKVYRDGVLVNIPATELVVGDVIVLEAGDYISADAKLFEAFSLNIVESALTGESLPVLKMVGEINSNDNVPLAERFNQIFAGTYVSGGRGVAIVTAIAKETELGKINQLINEQQTQLTPLQIKLNKLSKIFGISGVVLLIITTLIQILLSNIFSGHWNNPEVYSNAVIIGISLAVAAIPEGLITFTTVLLAIGVSRMTKDNVIIKSFPEIETLGSTSIICSDKTGTLTENKMTVGKFYDANNPNCDLEKSQALGALVGCCDASVTLNPKGKYIEVGDPTETGILRFGLQNNNSAEMFYQAFNKIDSIPFDNERKMMSILVRDKNDNNIIITKGAPDVIFAKSKDTTDEHIHLNEKWSQQSYRVIAVAYKNLGKNIDKITLDDENNFNFLGLIGMIDPPRSGVKESIAEARLAGIKPIMITGDHLTTAVAIAKDLGIYKSGDNAINGTQLAAMTDEELNDAVVNISVYARVSPNDKLRIVKAWQAHHHVVAMTGDGVNDAPALKASDIGVAMGMTGTDVSKQAADVILTDDNFTTIVKGVRSGRETFDRIKTVILNLLISSLTEIIVMVVGLFVLSFIFKEQIKTSEIVILSASQLLWINLLTHGLPAIALGMTPLDANVMQRQPFHKSESIFSRGMGWQLLIQSFIIAIAGTLAYIITAVVATQNKILGKEFVELTSTAMFITVGVAASINSINLMSQNSIFKCSILKYKLVYAASSFSLLCILFVAFVPGVREVFKMVNISELVKNGLYSPAFWIAPILLGFSLTIYLEIVKLIKHIKTNKIKYLLN